ctcaaaggcactcaacaaatctgtatgagctgaaaactcctgccattgcccagagaggctgaggatacccagctTCTCTCCTGTTCTCTTCAGGTgcggggatgcagccccaggtgtcccgACTATTCAAcctctgccagcagagagcacttgcagttgcctggagagcctggagTACGTCCCGCctgctacctctctgctggagttggggctggagcctaggctagggctgcagtctgatcttggtgaaaagaagcccatccctaacgtcactggatttcagtcagccaggctccccTTCATGCCAGGGGCGGAGTCAAGATGGCAGATAACGGGCTCTTTactacttggacaggctcagaccctagctggctctaggattataccttagccagccgagtccactaattggtagctgaggtcagtggacatctgtctcttcctccactgtttatgggaaatggagtttctaaCTCaggccacagaatagctcctgaggcagcttctGCCCCTAGattaggatgggcaccagcctctccaTTGTGGCTTGCAGTTTCCCAAGGAGGTGGTGCAgattcccccagcttcctccctgccagaggtgggactggagtttaggctagacctgcaatccaacctgggtcgaaagaagccagtccttacaagcactaCAATTTTCAGTCAGcgccacttcccctcatgcctgggatggagtcagaatggcggccaccagcttccctctgacctgaaCAGGCTCAAAggttagttgttcctaggattctgcTTCAGCCTgccgaatccactaatcagtagctgaagccagtgccacactgtgttttcctcccatttttattggggCAAATGGAACTTACAACTTCAGTCATGGAATAGTACCCAAGGCGGCTTGCACGCCACAGGCACCGACTTCCTcggtgtggagtgctctattcacgattcctctgtgcagatgggtagtctcctccttccacactctcaagtATGTtacaggatactcctctggtctcctgggtcctccaaaaggtgctttagatagctctgggtgaccaccaacctCCCTGTTcacaagctgactccaggagtTCCTTACTCGGATGCCATCTAGGCTCCACCCTCCTaaaagatgactttttaaaaattaaatatctgtatatgcacagagaaaaaaagtctgggtggaaatattctaaaatacagTGGTGATTTCTGGTTTTAAACATCAGgtgatttataataataaaattagagGCTATCAAAAAAGGAAAGTGGTATTAAAATTACTTGaaccaaaaatataaatagatgtaattaaaaatttgatgatatttaaaaatgaaaagatgattGTTTTAAAGAATAGGTAATCTTTTGAACTATGCTTGTAATCTattctgtacctggacatgattgagttttGATTAGGGTGTTGcatccctaccccttggtgggtggggactcacagataaaaggcatggtgaaaaaCAGAGTTGggaatttctgatgttagagtatgatgctgaagacccgggaagtcagcacccagaggaaagagaagccagccccaggaacgtagaaacccagaaagcctgaaccctcgtagacgttggcggccatcttgctccaaatagactttggtgagggaggtaatttatgctttatggcctggtatctgtaagctcctaccccaaaacccctttataaaagccaaccagtttctggtattttgcatcagcacccctttggctgactaatacagtctatatttacttaaaattattGTCATTTATTAGATTGTTAAAAGTCCTAAACCTTGATCTGCCTACATGAAATACCATTGactttcttaaataaatgtttggtagtatttaattatattttagaataaatatgaggtattttttgttttacttttaaaggaatatattagtgatatacatttttttctcctcagaaCCTAAAATTAAAGTATCTCCTTGTGACAAATTACAAATCAGCACCCATCTTgatgaagaaactaaagaaaaggCCCCTGTCATATCTGAAGTTGACCATGAGTCCTTTGATGTTAGAGCTGGCACAGTGGAAAGATTACATGTACAAAGAACAAATGACATCCAAGAACATTTTCTCTATAAGATCAACAGCCCTGACTGTAAGAAAAGACAGAGTAAGCTGCCAGGGAAAAGAAAGCAGGAACAGAAAAGAACATTTATTTCACAGGAAAGAGAATCTTTCTTCAAATCTAATTCACTTATACACTCTGGAGAAAGACAGAAGGAACAGGAAAAAATTAATAGAGGAAATCCTAGAATACCAGTATCCCAAATAAGAACTCACCTTTCTTGTCCTAAGTCTGAAATTTCAGATTCTTTAGCATCAGTTACAGAAACTAATGGAGAGAATGTATTAACTCCAGAAACTGCCAAACCAGAAAGAGGTGTTGATGGACTcctaagagaaaataatttatccAAGGTGACCACTGTTCCTTGGCATATGCGACCAGATAGCCATGGTAGCCAGCAGCTTGAACACGTACCTATTAAAAGTAATTATGAACTTATTTCCCAGTGTTTAATCAACATTAGCTCTATTTCATCTATAAACTTAGAGGCACAAGGTAAAAATAGGATTTTCATTATAAATAACCCAGTGGTAAATAAAGATTTAAGTGCAGGTGACCAGCTGCCTATAAGTCCTAACTTAGCAGCAGATAATTCACAATCTATAAGTGAGCTCACTTACAATAACTTACCACCAAATGAAAAGCAATACTTAAAGGAAAAATACCACACTGAGAAGTCTTCACAATCTCCCAGGAATGGTCTTGATGGTAGAGATGAAAGTTTCCAGGAAAACGAGGTTCTAAGTCAATGTCAGAGTCTTAGCCTAGAATCAGTCCCTCCTGTTTCTACAGAAAGTCAAACACAGTCTTGCACAGTGCTTGATGGCCTTATCTTTCCTGCAGAATATTATGTTAGAACAACACGAAGCATGTCAAATTGCCAAAGGAAAGTAGCCCTGGAAGCTGTAATTCAAAGTCATTTGGGtgtcagaaaaaaagaatttaaaattaaaaataaggaggCAGCTAAAAATTTAAACCTTTCCTATGAAGAAACTGACCAAAGTGAAATTAGAATGTCTGACACATTTGTGGGACAACCAAGTTCAAGAAGTCCTCAGAAATTCCTCTCATTAACTGAGGTCAGACCTCCCCCTGGCCCTACTGAAGATAATGATACTATTAGGAAAGCAGTTACCCAACCATCTCatagaagacacacaggaaaaagaaaatccaacTGTACCACAGTAGTAGATCATCAACTATTTTTGCCAACTTATGGCATATCAGGTGTCAACAGGTCCAAGGAAGAAGTTGTTTTGCACCAAGATCAGAGTGAAAAAGAGATTATTCATGGCAAGAAGAGAGTTAAAGGTAAATCAAGGTGTGGCTGCTGCTGATGCTATTGATGGTGATGTTGATGATAGCTAACACTATGTGCCTGGAACCATTCAAAATGCTGGACAGATACTAACTCAATGAATCATCACAGCAACTCTATATGTGAAAGAATCTATTTTTATCCTCActgtacagataaggaaactaaggtaCAGAGAGATTAAAGTGACTTTCtgagggtcacacagctagtgtCAGAGTCAGGagccaggagccaaacctggtGGTATGGTGCCAGAGTTCACTAATGTGGTTGTAAAAGTAGACactgtaaagaaaaatatatcaagtCTTTacctaaaattattatttattcaaaGGCAATCTTTCTCCATGTTTAGaagtttgttggtttgttttttggttggtttaggaagtaccagggattgaacctgggacatcataTATGTgaaacaggtgttcaaccactgagctacacccactccccataaGTTTTATAATTAATATAGGAAGTGTTTTTGAAGTAAATTCAAATGTGTATTGGAGTAAGAGTCTACTGGCAAAGTGATCATGTAATAAAATGCAATGGGTCTAAGCAGCTTTTTTggataacacatccattgcattctCTTCTGAGTTCTATGGGACTTAAGAGTTTGGAAGCTAGCAAGTGATATGTTATAATATAAGctgttttattcatttactcagcCGTTATCATAGCTGATAAACTGAGCACAAAACTGGATAATTGACTATGGCACTATGCTAGGACTTAGCGAACTTGTTCTGTAAtaggccagataataaatattttagtctttgtGAGTCATTATTGTCTGTTGTAACTATTCACTATTGTGCAAAAGCATCCATAGATATtatgtaaacttaaaaaataggTGGCAGAATGCTCTATGCAATTGAACTCAGGTCTTGATCTATGAGCTgtaattaagttaaaaataataatcttgACTTTTTCCACCCTTTTAAGCCAGCgagaatacaaaagaaaaagtagggcAATGCACTCATAAACTAGAAACACTCCTTTGTGTTCTTTGAAATAACCtatgattttaataatttatagtGACATTTTGAATGGTATAGAAATCCAGTCACTTTAGAAGCAATAAATTATTCTTTGTTTGAAAAGGGAATTGTTTTCTTTGGTGAGAAGAGCCAGTGTTTTGTAGGCTGTACTTTGTTAGCCTTTCGAAATCATAATTTTAGAGGTGGAAAGGACTTAGAGATCCTTAGTTTAGTCATCTTCTGAGGGGCATGAGGGATAAGGGAAAATGAAGTGAATTGACTTGCCCCAGGTAACATAGTTCAGTGGCTGAGCCGAGATTAGACTCTGGCTCTTCTTCCAGTAATGCTGCTGGGACCAGAGCAATCTGCTTTTTGGTACTGCAAAAGGAAAGCTGCTTGTTAACCACCAACCTATGACCATTTTTGAAGACTTTACTGAGATTCAGAGTTGTGGATGAGATGTTGTGAACATTTTGTGCTGTATTTGAGTTTAGAAACTCATGCCTTTTTCAGATGTTAATGTTTCTTTTGTTGggttttctgttgttgctttttattctattctattttagGGAAGGAAGGTCGTTGTCAGAAAGAGGATTCCCTTTCTTCCAGTAGCAGTGCTAATTTAGGTTTGGATCATGATTCGTTCAGTCCTCCATTTTATAAGAATGAAATGCTAAGTTTAAAGCAACTGTCATCTTTTCTCAAAATCACAGACTTTCACTTACCTGATGAAGATTTTGGATCTCTTAAACTTGAAAAACTGAAGTCCTACCCAGAAAAACCAATTGAGCCTTTTGAATCAAAAATGTATATAGAGAGGCATCCTAAAGAAAGAAATTGTACTGATTTGGAAGAACTGATTCCTGAACAAGTAGATATAGAAAAGGAGGACTTGGAAAAGGAACTCGTTCTTCCAGGAAAAGCACATTCAAAAGTGCCAAACCTAGAAAGCCATCCTAAAAAGTGCCTTTCTTCATCCATGTTACTTTTCACTCCTTTAAATACTGTTGCACCTGATGATAATGGCAAACCTGCAGCAGACCTGTGTTCACCTGCTTTCCCCATCTTGGGTACTACTCCAGCTTTTGGCTCCCAAGCACGCTGTGAAAATGTGTCTGCAGAGGTTGTCGGACATACTTGCTGTACATCCCAATTTTCTCACTTGAAAAACACAATAGGTCTTGCAAGTGACGGTAAGCAATGCAACAGCCCAACCAGTCCATCAAGATTGGATACCACCCTGCGTGTGTCAGGTAGGAAAGGACAACCTGTCCATGACAGTGACTCTGGCCCCCAAGCAACACCTCCACCCTTGGAGTCATTCACTACCAGCGATCAGCTACATGGAGGTACATGCCTGGCACTGTGTAAACATTCAGTTGAACAGGTAAAATCTATTTCCTTTCCAAAGTTTTCTTTGAAAGAATGAAATGTCTTTGTGCATATGGACAGCATGACTTCCTTACACATTTTCTCCTCAGTGTTAAAAAATGTCTTATTGTTTACTTTGATATGACATACACGTTAGGTTCATGTTGGAATAATTAAGGCTAAttaaaatctatatatttttttcagtataGGGGGATCCTATTTTCTTTTCATCAATGAAGCAGTTACATTTGGGACTTTGCTCCTGTtaacagaggaaataaaaatatataaaagtaggTGTTTTATTGAGTGAGTGATGCAGGCAGACGTCATACATACAACATAGATTAATGGTGTGACTTTTGTTTCCACAGGGTGAAATAGCAGACCTTCCTGCTTGTGATAGCTTAAATCCAGGCAATCTCCAATTGGTTTCAAAGTTAAAGGTCAGAAGAACTTGCCATTATAGTATATTTTATGTCTTACATCTCTGAAAAGTTTAATGAGTTGGTAGGAAAATTGAAAAGAATTTGATCATACAGCTTTCTCATTCCTTATTTAATACAATACTATTAAATAAACTTGGTAAAACAgattcagaaaaacattttgaattctttatttttcacCATCTTCTCCCTGTGTTTATATTTTGAGATCTTCTCCTGAAGAAGTTTATATGTGAAGCTCTTGCTAAGAACAACTTAAGCCAAGTAACTCAAATTTATATCTAAATTTAAATCAGGCATtctaatttaaaagaaagagagaggagtcAGTCATTCATACCTCTTCTACCCAAATGGTATAGTGTTTCTAGAAGATTTATaagatttataaatttatttataaataatttataagaaaatgGTGATTTATAAGAAAATGGGTAGCAGTTCTAGATTATGATGTTTTATTGTTATAGTGGTTAATGCCACATGAAAGATCTGGTTCTGGGATACATAAATTAATGATATTCAGTAAGTGACAATTTTGTAAATCCTGAGAGGATTGGATCTGTAGCCTAATGAATGTTTTATACATAATAATTGAAATAGCATGCTGTAGAGGTTGCTCAGCCTCAGCACTCTTCGCATTTTGGGCTGGATCATTCTATATGGTGGGGTGCTGTCCTGTgctttagcagcatccctggcctgtACTCACCAGATGCCAGTTGCAGCCCTCCTCCCTAGtcgtgacaaccaaaaatgtctccagacatttctCCAGACACCACCctgtggtggtggtggaagttatgtgtgtgcacatgtgcaaaatCACCCTTAGTAGAGAACCACTATTGTagagaaaagaaagtttaaaGCAACATAGACTGTTTCTGCCACTTTGgggctttgtgaccttgggcaaattatttggCCTCTGAGCCccatttccttttctataaaaggCAGATAGTAATATCTATGGTCTGTTTGAAAGCTATTCTTGAATCAATTTCAGTAATTTAGTTTCTTAAGGAGTCAACCAACACTTTAAGATTTATAGGTTAAAAAGTTAATACTCTTTGAGGATTTTTGTTTGTGTATATTTAATTAAGCTGCCCTCCCCCACTTcccatttctatttgtttttcttctttttgttcttaCATCAGAGTTATTAGAGATTTATCCATTCTGTTGGtcttacaaagaaaacagagcagggggagcagatgtgactcaagtggatgagtccctgcttcccacataggagatcccaggtttaGCCCCAGTgactaataaaaaacaaaaacaaacaacaagtaaatgaaaaaaatatagttcatgggagctgatatggctcagtggttgagtgccagcttcccacatatgagggtcctgggttcaatctcctgccctggtacctcaaaaaacaaaagcaaaaacagattTGGGTTGTGTTAATTGGGATTTGGTTTTTCTCcaatttcatctatttctgtttttattcttgACAGTTCCTTCCTCCTATTTTTCATTACGCTCATTTTGTTCTTGTAGTAACTTCATTTTGTTCTTTAGTAACTTTaatctttcttgttttctaataaACGCTCTGATGGTGGTAAATTTTTCTTGGAAATACTGCTTTGGCCATCCCCTGTGGGTATGGATATACCGTGATCTCTTTGTTGTTCATTTATAgtgtcttttccatttttattgccTCTTCAACCCATGACTAGTTGAATGGGATGTCTAATTTCAAGTGGTTAAGTTCTTATGGGCTATCTTATTGTGGTTAAATCTAAATATTCTATTCTGGAGCATTTTTAAATCTATGATGATATTATAAGTGTGTATGAGGAATTTTTCTAGTTAAATAAGATGCaaaaatctctttttcttttgacgTGATTAAGTTTGAATTATACTTACCTGGCATTTAATTTAGTCCTTGTAATTCATCACTTTTTAGATTCATTGTTTTCATAAAGCAGACCTCAATTATTTTGAAATCACactgttgttgctgttttgtgtCAGAATCCTTCAGGTTCCTGTTCCATAGATGTGGGTACCATGTGGTGGGAAACAGCTGGTCATAAGGAACCATGCATTGTAACTGCTTGTGAATATATTGTTTCTCTTTGGAAGCATCTGGATACTTGGCAGTGGAAAAAAGTTTATTCCTGGCATTTCATAGAGGTAAGTCAGGATCTTAGAGCTGACAGGAATCTTTGTGATCATTTGCATGATAGTATGGAAGGGCCTCTCACCAAAATTGGAGTCTATGACTGTACAAAGGAgaatagagattttttttccaattattttattatgaaaattttcaaacatttagaAAAGTTATACGGTGAgcacccccaccccttccaacTAAACTCTGTAACATTGAGCTTTATTTGCCTTATCACATGTTTATCCAGGCTATTGAAATTTTTACATTAGAGCCGTTGGAGGACTTTGGAATTTCATGTCTGTTCTGACTTCTAAACTTGCTGATACTTTTGTTCTTTGCCCTTTACCTAAACATTATTTCTGCTGCTTTTCTATATGTATTTATAGTCTTGTCCACATTCGTACATCTTACATAGTTGCAATCCTActgtgtttaatattttttaaatctgcgttttctcaacatataaatgttttctttgtttctgcaTACTCTTCATACTTTACACTTCATCCTTGTTCTCCACTATATCCCCAATTCCCAATACCATGCTTTGTAaacaggtgctcagtaaacatttgttcGATTACtaaactttaaatttaaatggctGTGTAGTATTGAATTTGGTTCACATGCCAGAATTTACTTAGTTATTCCTCTATTGTTAAAAGTGTAGAATGCATTAAATAAATGCTATAGTAAAACCTGTTAAGAAGATAGCTTATTTGTATTGACACCTTATAAAAAGGGATTTTTTGTTGAATCACTTCACATTTGTTTGAATGTCGGGAAACTATCCTGGTAAAGTGAAAATAGAAGGGAATATGCCAAGTTTGGAAAATTTAGATTAATTAAAGCAACCAAATATAATCTTTgaccattttgttttatttaggttccAGTATTACAAATAATTTCATTGCCTGATGTTTGTAATCTTGTGTGTGTGGCCTTGGGAAATTTGGAAATTAGAGAAATCAGGTATGTAATTCTTCAGGagtgatattttttcctttatctttgtcTCTCTCAGACTGTTTTGAGTTGCAAAACAGGCTTGAGTCTTGAAAGAATCTAAATTTAGATATAAAGAGAGATTTGGGGGTTTTGctttttgggctttttttttttttaggaggtactcgggcttgaacccaagaccttgtacatgggaagcaggcactccaccactgagcGATATCTGgagatttgtttttttagaaaatgTTACCAAATAATGGCATCCCTGAATAAAATTGCCACTTAAAATTTGAAACTAGTCCTttaatattaaacccttattccTAATTTCTCCCTATTTTCCCTATATTTGGTTTAGGGTTTTACTTTGTTCCTCAGATGATGAAAGTGAAAAGCAATTACTACTGAAATCTGGAAATATCAAATCTGTGCTTGGCCTGACAAAGAGGAGGCTGGTCATTAGCAGTGGGACCCTTTGTGATCAACAAATAGAAATCATGACTTTTGCAGAAGACGGAGGGTAAGAAAAGCAAAGGTTGATTTTAACTATGAGATAAAAAAAGTGTTTGATCACAGAGTTGAGAAAAAATAAGTCACTAGGATCTTGTTTTTTTTGTGCTATAGATGTAGTATAACAGGTATTGCCTCAACTCTAGACTATAACATGGAAACAGTTTGGAGAGGTGGAAGCCAGACAAGGCAGGAATCAAGTCACTGGAATGGAGAGACTCCacaaaagcagttttttttttcttgaattttctttGAAATCTTCCTTAAATGTTAGAAGTACCTAAAAGTTCTAGGCCCTTTTCTTGATTCACACATTTTATTTACAATGCTTCAGTTCCCATCTAGGTATAATGGCTTGCCCACATCTATCCCTAGCTCTGAGCTCGCTCTCAAGCTGTATACCTGCATACCTCCTCACCATGTTGAAGACAGAACACTCACagcattttctgtatctataatATATCCATCACTCTTGATTGTGGTTAATTATTTTTCTGGCTTTCCTAATAAGAGAGGGCAAAGCCCTTGTTTCTCTTATTCATCTTTTGAAGTAATCTAAGCAAGAGACAAATGACAGTTTGCTTAAATTAGCAAAGTGTTAATGGTGATGGTGAGAAGCAGAAAAGtttgagaaagaagaagataaaataattagGACTTGGTAGTTGAGGTGGGGGTGATTAGGAAACAAGGACAATGTCCATGTTTCAGGGCTGGTCACCTAAGTCAATATtgggggaagtagacttggcccagtggttagggtgtgcttctaccacatgggaggtctgtggttcaaaccccgggcctccttgacctgtgtggagctggcccacgcacagtgctgatgcgcgcaaggagtgccatgccacacgggggtggCCTCACTCAGGGGAGCGCCCCGCGCAAgaagcgtgccccataaggagagccacccagcgcgaaagaaagttcagcctgcacgcacacacggagagctggcacaacaagatgatgcaacaaaaagaaacacagatttgcgtgcaataaataaataaataaataaataaatgttgagttaaatgcaggaaaaaaatacaattttaaagataaagCTATGAGTTTGATTTTGGATATGGTGAATTTGAAGTGCTTATAAGATAGCCAGGTAAATAATAAGAAAGTATCACATTGATCctagaaaatttagaatatatatttttttggtttgAACTTTTTTTCTTGGTATTAGTCTAGTTTCATTATTCATagtttaaaaatttatgtttggCCTGCTTAGAAACTGCTTCAATGCAAAGTACTTATTTTCATACTATTTAAATGCagaatcaaagaaaaacagtttttgaTGCCTCCTGAAGAGACTATACTAACTTTTGCTGAGGTTCAAGGGATGCAAGAAGCTCTCCTTGGTACCACCATAATGAACAACATTGTTATTTGGTAAGATTTCCCTCTGAGTCCTCAGTTTCCTTACTGTAATATGTGAATGTACCCCAGATTTCACAGGGTAATTGTGAAGATTaagtaagagagagagagtgtgtaaacacagttttgttttgttttttgtcaaatgctatCTACCTGTCTCAACAAGAACATCGTATTAATTCAGATGTGAAAAAGGTCAGCAGAATAAgtggaattttattattttcagaaatgtACAATTGGTTCTCTTTCTGGTTAGAGGCTGAGTAGCTTCTGTTGGATCAACTTGACTACTTCAAATAATTATAAACTCtggacaaaatataaaaaaataactgaaagaactagACTGCGAACATAAGCAGACAGATACTAGAAGTTGAATACAACGGAGAAAGCCCAAGGTTTCTGCACAGAGGTCTTATATGAGGACAGTGTTCTTTTCAGAAGttgtcttttctattcttttctgctGCTTAAATACTCTAGATCTTGATTATATAGCTCCTATACTACTAATATAATCTCGTCATTGGTCTCCTTGCTATCAGTCAATACTTAACCTCCAGACCATCTTTTGTACTATTATTTTGTAAATACTCTTCTTCCTAACCCACCCAAACTCTCTtccataaaaaatttaaaaataaataaatttttaaggaCCAAACAGAAAACTTTGAATTGTTCTCTGTCATATTCAGCCTGTGTCCAAATCATTAGCCTGTCCTTTAAAGTCCACCAAGTGACCTTTACCTATTATTTCCAGCCTTATTTCCATTCTGTATTGGGCCAACCAAACTAGCCCATTTGTTCCTAAAACAAGCAGTGCATATCAGAACGTCACAGATAGCTCTCACCTGGCTCTGCCACTCCTCTTACATTCAGAGAACAGTTATGgcgtccatgttttcttttattcagttTGCACTTCCCCAGTACTTTATTATAAAACTTTCCTATGTATATTACTCTCtttatgtttcctctttgtgtctcctcattgtgtcatcttgttgcatcagcttgccgtgccagccctttgcaccagctcactgtcttgctcgtcttctccatgaagcaccgggaaccaaacccgggacctcccatgtgtaggcgggagctcagtcacttcagccatatctgtttcccccatgtatactcctttttttttaaaaaaaaaaatatttatttatttaattcccccccttcccctggttgtctgttctctgtgtctatttgctgcgtcttgtttctttgtccacttctgttgtcatcagcggcatggaagtgtgagtggcgccattcctgggcaggctgcattttctttcgcgctgggcggctctcattacgggtgcactccttgcacatggggctcccctacgcgggggacacccctgcgtggggcggcactccttgcgcgcatcagcactgcgcatgggccagctccacacgcgtcaaggaggcctggggtttgaaccgcggacctcccatgtggtagacggatgccctaaccactgggccaagtccgtttcccgccccATGTATACTCCTtatctccctttcttcttccCACCTCTTAGTTTCCCCCTCTTCCTAAATGTAATCCTTTGGCGTTTCATATATAATAGTTCACAAACATACATTATAGACACATAATTATAGGTCAATTTGGTCTCTCAACCAACCAAATTTGGTTTCCTGACCATTTAGGCATAATAATAAGTGTTACAAAATCACAATgataacctcatattttttgaatgtaatttttaaaaataagtaattttaataaaaaaaaaaatcacaatgataGAGCCTGTACCATTTGCCTGAAATTAATACTAGGCAAAGTGAGATAATAGAAAACTTTTCTCATGGAATTTGGAGAGATTTATTATTAGTGGCATAGCAGGTTCAATCTAAGGCTAAATTGTCAAACTATTGGCAAACTTAACCTGTGGTTCTATTTTTAGCTTAATGCGCAATTAAACAAAATTAAGGTGCTACATGCCTTACTTTTTCCTTTGGCTACACTTCCTAAAGGATGCAATGATAAATAAGAATATTGTGTGAAAATCAGCTTGCTAGGAGTGTTATCAGCTTATTTATTTTGGGTGTCTAGGAATTTAAAAACTGGGCAGCTTCTGAAAAAGATGCACATTGGTGATTCCTACCAAGCTTCAATCTGTCATAAAGCCTA
Above is a window of Dasypus novemcinctus isolate mDasNov1 chromosome 23, mDasNov1.1.hap2, whole genome shotgun sequence DNA encoding:
- the LOC101419590 gene encoding partner and localizer of BRCA2, encoding FPQGEIADLPACDSLNPGNLQLVSKLKNPSGSCSIDVGTMWWETAGHKEPCIVTACEYIVSLWKHLDTWQWKKVYSWHFIEVPVLQIISLPDVCNLVCVALGNLEIREIRVLLCSSDDESEKQLLLKSGNIKSVLGLTKRRLVISSGTLCDQQIEIMTFAEDGGIKEKQFLMPPEETILTFAEVQGMQEALLGTTIMNNIVIWNLKTGQLLKKMHIGDSYQASICHKAYSEMGLLFVVLRHPCAKESESLGSPVFQLIVMNPKTALSVGVMLYCLPQGQAGRFLEGDVKDNFAAAVLTSGKIAIWDLLLGHCTALLPPISDQNWSFVKWSGTGSHLLVGQKDGNIFVYNYY
- the LOC131272970 gene encoding partner and localizer of BRCA2-like isoform X1, which gives rise to MEEPPGKPLSCVEKEKLKEKLAFLKREYSKTLARLQRAQRAEKVKKSIKKATEQDCLLKQEISPQLNHSEPKIKVSPCDKLQISTHLDEETKEKAPVISEVDHESFDVRAGTVERLHVQRTNDIQEHFLYKINSPDCKKRQSKLPGKRKQEQKRTFISQERESFFKSNSLIHSGERQKEQEKINRGNPRIPVSQIRTHLSCPKSEISDSLASVTETNGENVLTPETAKPERGVDGLLRENNLSKVTTVPWHMRPDSHGSQQLEHVPIKSNYELISQCLINISSISSINLEAQGKNRIFIINNPVVNKDLSAGDQLPISPNLAADNSQSISELTYNNLPPNEKQYLKEKYHTEKSSQSPRNGLDGRDESFQENEVLSQCQSLSLESVPPVSTESQTQSCTVLDGLIFPAEYYVRTTRSMSNCQRKVALEAVIQSHLGVRKKEFKIKNKEAAKNLNLSYEETDQSEIRMSDTFVGQPSSRSPQKFLSLTEVRPPPGPTEDNDTIRKAVTQPSHRRHTGKRKSNCTTVVDHQLFLPTYGISGVNRSKEEVVLHQDQSEKEIIHGKKRVKGKEGRCQKEDSLSSSSSANLGLDHDSFSPPFYKNEMLSLKQLSSFLKITDFHLPDEDFGSLKLEKLKSYPEKPIEPFESKMYIERHPKERNCTDLEELIPEQVDIEKEDLEKELVLPGKAHSKVPNLESHPKKCLSSSMLLFTPLNTVAPDDNGKPAADLCSPAFPILGTTPAFGSQARCENVSAEVVGHTCCTSQFSHLKNTIGLASDGKQCNSPTSPSRLDTTLRVSGRKGQPVHDSDSGPQATPPPLESFTTSDQLHGGTCLALCKHSVEQVKSISFPKFSLKE
- the LOC131272970 gene encoding partner and localizer of BRCA2-like isoform X2, with protein sequence MEEPPGKPLSCVEKEKLKEKLAFLKREYSKTLARLQRAQRAEKVKKSIKKATEQDCLLKQEISPQLNHSEPKIKVSPCDKLQISTHLDEETKEKAPVISEVDHESFDVRAGTVERLHVQRTNDIQEHFLYKINSPDCKKRQSKLPGKRKQEQKRTFISQERESFFKSNSLIHSGERQKEQEKINRGNPRIPVSQIRTHLSCPKSEISDSLASVTETNGENVLTPETAKPERGVDGLLRENNLSKVTTVPWHMRPDSHGSQQLEHVPIKSNYELISQCLINISSISSINLEAQGKNRIFIINNPVVNKDLSAGDQLPISPNLAADNSQSISELTYNNLPPNEKQYLKEKYHTEKSSQSPRNGLDGRDESFQENEVLSQCQSLSLESVPPVSTESQTQSCTVLDGLIFPAEYYVRTTRSMSNCQRKVALEAVIQSHLGVRKKEFKIKNKEAAKNLNLSYEETDQSEIRMSDTFVGQPSSRSPQKFLSLTEVRPPPGPTEDNDTIRKAVTQPSHRRHTGKRKSNCTTVVDHQLFLPTYGISGVNRSKEEVVLHQDQSEKEIIHGKKRVKGKSRCGCC